The proteins below come from a single Mya arenaria isolate MELC-2E11 chromosome 8, ASM2691426v1 genomic window:
- the LOC128244355 gene encoding zinc finger MYM-type protein 1-like — MVADFCNFMQLLKLHGQADPTILSWIEKKSDKYTSPPIQNEIIQIMALGILTRKVAHSVLEDAFFTIMVDETTDVSNREQVVLVLRHVDSELNVQENFIGLYVVPSIDAQTITNVIKDTLLRMILQLSKCRGQCYDGASNMSGTKRGVATNITAEEPRAIYTHCYGYALNLAVGDTIRGSKVMRDSLDALHEISKLVKFSPKRDGQFEELRMEMSPDTPRFRVLCPTRWTVRAECLKSVLDNYSVLQKLWDTTYETTRDTETRARIVGAKSQMVAFDFLYGVTLGYELLKHSDNLSKALQYKDMSASEGHDLAHVTVSTLSKLRTDDAYHQFWGSIDTKLDNVDVNEPTLPQGCKLPKRYETGDADYEYPNSPKDLYRQQYFEALDMAINCIQDRFDQPGFRLYTRLQDSLLKSVVEDPTAADDIQHVMEVYKGDINEVAFGTQVDSLRTLL, encoded by the coding sequence ATGGTGGCTGATTTCTGCAACTTCATGCAGCTACTGAAACTGCACGGCCAAGCGGACCCTACCATCCTGTCATGGATCGAGAAGAAATCGGACAAGTATACTTCTCCGCCCATCCAGAATGAGATTATTCAGATCATGGCACTAGGGATACTTACAAGGAAGGTCGCCCATAGCGTGCTTGAAGATGCGTTCTTCACGATCATGGTGGATGAAACCACAGACGTATCCAACCGAGAGCAGGTTGTGCTAGTACTGAGACATGTGGACAGTGAGCTAAATGTGCAGGAAAATTTCATCGGACTATATGTTGTGCCATCCATCGATGCTCAGACCATAACCAATGTAATTAAAGACACTCTACTACGCATGATACTGCAACTATCCAAGTGCCGTGGGCAGTGCTACGACGGAGCCAGTAATATGTCAGGCACAAAGCGTGGGGTCGCCACAAACATCACCGCAGAAGAACCAAGGGCCATCTATACACACTGCTATGGATATGCTCTCAACTTGGCTGTTGGTGATACAATACGCGGCAGTAAGGTTATGCGGGACTCACTGGACGCATTACATGAGATTTCTAAGCTTGTGAAGTTCTCACCCAAACGTGACGGACAGTTTGAAGAACTGAGAATGGAGATGAGCCCCGACACGCCTAGATTTAGAGTGTTGTGCCCGACACGATGGACTGTTAGGGCGGAGTGTTTGAAAAGTGTCTTAGATAATTATTCTGTTCTTCAGAAATTGTGGGATACCACCTATGAGACCACAAGAGACACTGAGACCAGAGCACGCATTGTTGGTGCGAAAAGTCAGATGGTCGCATTTGACTTTCTCTATGGTGTGACACTTGGGTATGAACTGTTAAAGCATAGCGACAACCTAAGCAAGGCTCTTCAATACAAAGACATGTCAGCTTCTGAAGGTCACGATCTTGCCCATGTGACAGTGTCTACATTAAGTAAACTACGCACCGATGACGCATATCATCAGTTCTGGGGATCAATTGACACCAAACTCGACAACGTTGATGTGAACGAACCAACACTACCCCAGGGATGTAAATTGCCAAAACGTTACGAAACGGGCGACGCCGACTACGAGTATCCGAATTCACCAAAGGACCTATATCGCCAGCAGTACTTTGAGGCGTTGGACATGGCGATTAACTGTATCCAAGATCGGTTCGACCAACCAGGATTCCGGCTATATACACGTCTACAGGACTCACTTCTAAAGAGCGTTGTAGAGGACCCTACCGCAGCTGACGACATCCAGCATGTCATGGAAGTATACAAGGGCGACATCAACGAGGTAGCGTTTGGAACCCAGGTAGATTCGCTCCGCACTCTCCTTTAG